A window from Cryobacterium sp. SO1 encodes these proteins:
- a CDS encoding SIS domain-containing protein, giving the protein MTLTAREIDSQPRIWREALTHVERATDLLARPGERVLVIGCGTSAFVAESFAALRESAGLGITDAAYASEPRVWRGYDSVIALTRSGTTTEVLEALSAVPAGVRTIVVTGVADSPVVAVVDDVLLLDFADEESVVQTRFPTTFLLLARAAFGEDVSALPAAAEALLARPLPIDVSLLSHFVYLGSGWTHGLAQEAALKIREAAQAWSESYPLLDYRHGPLAVAGPGSLVWMIGRSDDNLVEQIEAVGAHVVTSSHDPLIELAQAQRLAVAVAELRGLNPDTPRHLTRSIVLG; this is encoded by the coding sequence GTGACACTCACCGCCCGCGAAATCGACAGCCAGCCGCGCATCTGGCGAGAGGCACTCACCCACGTCGAGCGCGCCACCGACCTCCTCGCGCGGCCAGGAGAGCGCGTACTCGTGATCGGATGCGGGACCAGCGCGTTCGTCGCGGAGTCGTTCGCGGCGCTCCGGGAGAGCGCAGGCCTCGGCATCACCGACGCGGCCTACGCGTCGGAACCGCGGGTCTGGCGCGGGTACGATTCCGTCATCGCACTCACGCGCTCCGGCACCACGACCGAGGTTCTCGAGGCGCTCAGCGCCGTGCCGGCCGGCGTGCGCACTATCGTTGTGACCGGAGTCGCCGATTCTCCGGTCGTTGCAGTTGTCGACGACGTGCTCCTGCTGGATTTCGCTGACGAGGAGTCGGTCGTGCAGACCCGATTCCCCACCACTTTCCTGCTGCTCGCCCGTGCGGCGTTCGGCGAGGATGTCTCCGCGCTGCCGGCCGCGGCAGAGGCGTTGCTGGCACGGCCTCTCCCGATCGACGTCTCCCTCCTCAGCCACTTCGTCTACCTCGGCAGCGGTTGGACCCATGGCCTCGCCCAGGAGGCCGCACTCAAGATTCGCGAGGCCGCACAGGCCTGGTCGGAGTCCTACCCGCTGCTCGACTACCGTCACGGACCGCTCGCCGTCGCTGGACCAGGGTCACTCGTCTGGATGATCGGGCGCAGCGATGACAACCTCGTCGAACAAATCGAGGCCGTCGGTGCGCACGTCGTGACCAGCTCGCACGACCCGCTCATCGAACTCGCGCAGGCCCAGCGCCTCGCTGTAGCCGTCGCAGAATTGCGCGGCCTGAACCCGGACACCCCGCGACACCTCACCCGCTCCATCGTTCTCGGCTAG
- a CDS encoding 1-phosphofructokinase family hexose kinase translates to MIHCLGLSPALDVTYTVPALAPGGIHRPGMVIKLAGGKSLNVARALASLGQPVHAIAPLGGSIGSMIIEQLAASPIRLTAVNTDTQTRFCVTVADTTAASLTEFYEHDDDLGAGTWMELDAAIKAVDDGWLVLSGSVPRGIPLPDLAGALRGAADRGVRVAVDVHGEALAVLVALARPHLVKINRSEAAELLGLEASRAADVPLAGLVTSVHQLGAEIVVITDGVHGSLARDQDGSLWRARSAAPPDIYSVGSGDSFLAGLVEALAADRPLRDAMYAAAACAAANAEAPGAATFTLGALTRARAAVTVEPDMLSGWDLRT, encoded by the coding sequence ATGATCCATTGTCTCGGCCTCAGCCCGGCCTTGGACGTCACGTACACGGTGCCTGCGCTGGCGCCCGGCGGCATCCACCGCCCGGGGATGGTCATCAAACTGGCGGGCGGCAAGTCGCTCAACGTTGCCCGCGCCCTCGCCAGCCTCGGCCAGCCGGTGCACGCCATCGCACCGCTCGGCGGCAGTATCGGGTCGATGATCATCGAGCAGCTGGCGGCAAGCCCTATCCGGCTGACTGCCGTCAACACCGATACGCAGACCCGCTTCTGCGTGACCGTCGCCGACACCACCGCGGCGTCGCTCACCGAGTTCTACGAACACGACGACGACCTCGGGGCCGGGACGTGGATGGAGTTGGACGCCGCCATCAAGGCCGTTGACGACGGCTGGCTGGTGCTTTCCGGCAGTGTGCCGCGGGGAATTCCGCTCCCCGACCTGGCCGGAGCATTGCGTGGTGCCGCGGATCGCGGCGTTCGTGTGGCCGTAGACGTGCACGGTGAAGCTCTTGCCGTGCTTGTCGCTCTGGCCCGGCCACACCTGGTGAAAATCAATCGCAGCGAAGCGGCCGAACTCCTCGGTTTGGAGGCCAGCCGGGCAGCGGACGTGCCACTAGCCGGGCTTGTCACGAGCGTGCACCAGCTCGGGGCTGAGATCGTCGTCATCACCGACGGTGTGCACGGATCTCTCGCCCGGGATCAGGACGGTTCGCTGTGGCGTGCCCGATCGGCAGCCCCACCCGACATCTACTCGGTCGGCAGCGGTGACAGCTTCCTAGCGGGGCTCGTCGAAGCCCTCGCCGCCGACCGGCCGCTTCGTGACGCCATGTATGCGGCGGCGGCCTGCGCCGCCGCGAACGCAGAAGCACCAGGAGCGGCGACGTTCACCCTCGGAGCGCTCACCCGTGCGCGGGCCGCCGTGACCGTTGAACCCGACATGTTGAGTGGGTGGGACTTACGGACCTAA
- a CDS encoding carbohydrate kinase family protein, with protein MSGDGSCTVLVVGDANPDLIISGDVVPRFGQAEQLLDSADLVLGGSAAIVAAGLARLGVATAMIAAIGDDDFGRLVRARLDERGVDTAPFVVRADLPTGLSIILAKSIDRAILTLPGTIPVLRAADVRAAVKLLEPRHVHIASYFLQPALAAELPTLLGWLRGRGITTSLDTNWDPAELWDGLAEVLPSVDVFLPNREEVIAIARAVTGETLADDLAAASALAALKPRVVVKAGAEGGFSVDSDQEVHRAAGLVLDVVDTIGAGDSFDAGYITAFLSGVPSEPERLRWAAVAGSLSTRAAGGTDAQATLAELLEASA; from the coding sequence ATGAGCGGCGACGGCTCGTGCACGGTGTTGGTCGTCGGCGACGCCAACCCTGACCTCATCATCAGCGGCGATGTCGTGCCCCGCTTCGGCCAGGCCGAGCAACTCCTCGACAGCGCCGACCTGGTGCTCGGCGGCAGCGCGGCCATCGTCGCGGCCGGACTTGCCAGGCTCGGGGTGGCCACCGCCATGATCGCTGCCATCGGAGACGACGACTTCGGCCGTCTGGTCCGGGCCCGACTCGACGAACGCGGCGTCGACACCGCGCCATTCGTCGTCCGTGCCGACTTGCCGACCGGGCTGTCCATCATTCTTGCGAAGTCCATCGATCGGGCCATCCTCACGCTCCCGGGAACGATTCCGGTACTGCGCGCGGCAGACGTGCGCGCCGCCGTGAAACTCCTCGAGCCTCGGCACGTTCACATAGCGTCGTACTTCCTGCAACCCGCCCTGGCGGCAGAACTGCCGACATTGCTCGGCTGGCTGCGCGGGCGGGGAATCACGACGAGCCTCGACACAAACTGGGATCCGGCCGAACTCTGGGACGGCCTGGCCGAGGTGCTGCCCAGCGTCGACGTCTTCCTACCCAACCGGGAGGAAGTGATCGCAATCGCGCGGGCGGTCACCGGCGAAACACTCGCCGACGACCTCGCCGCCGCGTCGGCACTCGCCGCGCTGAAACCGCGCGTTGTTGTGAAGGCCGGAGCCGAAGGCGGATTCTCCGTCGACTCCGACCAGGAGGTGCACCGGGCGGCTGGGCTGGTGCTCGACGTCGTTGACACCATCGGCGCCGGCGACAGCTTCGACGCCGGTTACATCACCGCCTTCCTCAGCGGCGTCCCGTCGGAACCGGAACGTTTGCGCTGGGCCGCCGTCGCGGGCTCGCTCTCCACCAGGGCCGCCGGCGGCACCGATGCGCAGGCCACACTCGCCGAACTGCTGGAGGCGTCGGCATGA
- a CDS encoding carbohydrate ABC transporter permease — protein sequence MLKARRAPVLESVTTAAPGVKPGGRESGRRPGWRTSLTGWGFVGPATLIILGLSIFPALWAFVLSLQNWDGFSEAQFVGGANYAELVTDEEFGKAVVNTLGFTVLFVPASVLLGLFLAVALNRSIRFIGIYRTAIFVPFVVSAASTGVLTTYLFSPQYGIVNNVLRVFGLPQQGWLEDQSQAMVVIAIMSLWGQAAFTTVIYLAALQDIPGELLEAARIDGANHWQTFWRVVWPQLSPVTIFVAIWQTIGAIQLFDLVYTTTRGGPLDATKTIVYFLYEKAFKTLQFGYGSAAAYVLFAATLLITIIVVVYSRKRNLEAF from the coding sequence ATGCTGAAGGCGCGACGGGCACCCGTCTTGGAGTCTGTCACCACCGCCGCACCCGGGGTGAAGCCGGGAGGCCGCGAAAGCGGGCGCCGCCCCGGCTGGCGCACGAGTCTGACCGGCTGGGGATTCGTCGGCCCGGCCACGCTCATCATCCTCGGCCTGTCGATCTTCCCGGCCCTGTGGGCGTTCGTCCTCTCTCTGCAGAACTGGGACGGCTTCAGCGAAGCCCAGTTCGTGGGCGGTGCGAACTACGCCGAACTGGTCACCGATGAAGAATTCGGCAAGGCCGTCGTCAACACCCTCGGCTTCACCGTCCTCTTCGTGCCGGCATCCGTTCTTCTCGGCCTGTTTCTCGCGGTGGCGCTGAACCGAAGCATCCGCTTCATCGGCATCTACCGCACGGCGATTTTTGTGCCCTTCGTGGTCTCGGCCGCCTCGACCGGTGTACTCACCACCTATCTGTTCAGCCCGCAGTACGGAATCGTGAACAACGTGTTGCGGGTGTTCGGTCTGCCGCAGCAAGGGTGGCTGGAGGATCAGTCGCAGGCGATGGTGGTGATCGCCATCATGTCGCTGTGGGGTCAGGCTGCGTTCACAACAGTCATCTACCTCGCGGCCCTGCAGGACATTCCCGGCGAGCTGCTCGAAGCCGCTCGCATCGACGGGGCGAACCACTGGCAGACCTTCTGGCGGGTCGTGTGGCCACAGCTGTCACCGGTCACGATCTTCGTCGCAATCTGGCAGACGATCGGTGCCATCCAGCTCTTCGACCTCGTCTACACGACCACCCGCGGCGGCCCGCTCGACGCCACGAAGACCATCGTGTACTTCCTCTACGAGAAAGCATTCAAAACCCTGCAGTTCGGCTACGGATCGGCGGCAGCGTATGTGCTGTTCGCCGCCACCCTGCTGATCACCATCATCGTCGTTGTCTACTCCCGCAAACGCAACCTGGAGGCATTCTGA
- a CDS encoding ABC transporter substrate-binding protein produces the protein MMKRTFPRTALMRVSGLVLGAALIVSLTGCGAAQGATELNPDAQVKLEMWTGQTDQAQKVLEQLVEEFEADNPNVTIEVSAGASSTEDLLQKLSAGFAGNKYPDISYAFGSWAGQLESSGRTLDITEQVAEADVNWDEFSASARATSQPTGTKTIGFPAIVDNLSLIYNKTVFDSAGVDYPTSDWSWEDFRSAAKRLTDAPTETYGYAYSVSGSEETTWQFWPHFWQNGGTILSDDSTKSEIASTAGVDALTDLRDMAIEDKSIYLDQTDTKFAQLFASDRIGMITSGPWQLADFKTAGTNYGVVQLPGTDGDHQTVSGADIWALFDHKDKNREYWAFQFTKWLTDAAQDERWNVEVGNLPLRSSEVESDAFKKQVATYPGLDVMAENMANAQQPRPTIPGYVGLSEAIGSAISDVLQGQGDPKSALEKAATIADQALSD, from the coding sequence ATGATGAAGCGCACCTTTCCCCGCACCGCACTGATGCGGGTTTCCGGCCTCGTGCTCGGGGCAGCCCTCATCGTGTCGCTCACGGGCTGTGGCGCCGCCCAGGGCGCCACGGAACTCAACCCCGACGCGCAGGTGAAGCTGGAGATGTGGACGGGTCAAACCGACCAAGCCCAGAAGGTCCTCGAGCAGCTCGTGGAGGAATTCGAGGCGGACAACCCCAACGTGACCATCGAGGTCTCAGCCGGCGCGTCCTCCACCGAGGACCTGTTGCAGAAACTCTCCGCGGGATTCGCCGGCAACAAGTACCCCGACATCTCCTATGCGTTCGGGTCGTGGGCGGGTCAGCTGGAATCCTCGGGGCGCACCCTCGATATCACCGAGCAGGTCGCCGAAGCCGACGTGAACTGGGACGAGTTCTCCGCATCCGCACGCGCCACCTCCCAACCCACCGGGACCAAGACCATCGGCTTCCCGGCGATCGTCGACAATCTTTCGCTGATTTACAACAAGACCGTGTTCGATAGCGCCGGGGTGGACTACCCCACCTCCGACTGGAGCTGGGAGGATTTCCGGAGTGCCGCCAAGCGGCTGACGGATGCGCCGACCGAGACCTACGGCTACGCCTACTCGGTGTCGGGCTCGGAGGAGACCACCTGGCAGTTCTGGCCGCACTTCTGGCAGAACGGCGGGACGATTCTGAGCGACGACTCCACGAAGTCCGAAATCGCCTCGACGGCGGGTGTCGACGCGCTCACAGACCTGCGCGACATGGCCATCGAAGACAAGAGCATCTACCTCGACCAGACTGACACCAAGTTCGCGCAGCTGTTCGCCAGCGACCGCATCGGGATGATCACGTCTGGGCCATGGCAACTTGCCGACTTCAAGACCGCAGGCACGAACTACGGCGTCGTGCAGCTGCCGGGAACGGACGGTGACCACCAGACGGTGTCCGGCGCCGACATCTGGGCGCTGTTCGACCACAAGGACAAGAACCGTGAGTACTGGGCCTTCCAGTTCACCAAATGGCTCACGGATGCCGCCCAGGACGAACGCTGGAACGTTGAGGTGGGCAACCTGCCGCTGCGCAGCTCCGAGGTGGAATCCGACGCGTTCAAGAAACAGGTCGCCACCTACCCCGGACTTGACGTGATGGCCGAGAACATGGCCAATGCCCAGCAGCCACGCCCGACGATCCCCGGATACGTCGGCCTCTCCGAGGCGATCGGATCAGCGATCTCCGACGTGCTGCAGGGGCAGGGCGATCCGAAGTCCGCCCTCGAGAAGGCTGCCACGATAGCCGACCAAGCCCTCAGCGACTAG
- a CDS encoding carbohydrate ABC transporter permease: protein MSTTVLSEVLTSFEHVATRPVDAPRRRKRRFSWWHFVLIPIAILFLLPFVQMMLASVSPEKELVTFPPPFVPSHLTFDGYIKLFTQTDVVRWLGNTVIVSGTAILSNIVLCSLAGYGFARLKFAGRSVGFFLILATIMIPTQLLMIPTYILFATLGLLDGLGAAIVPWLATAFGIFLMRQFFLSLPAELEEAGMIDGCTRLQVFFRIVLPLARPAIATLAIFTLLGSWNDLVWPLIAINNDQAFTLQLGIANFQSTRRTQWDLLMAGNVVATLPLILFFLFAQRQFMATMTFSGIKG from the coding sequence ATGTCGACCACCGTCCTCAGCGAGGTCCTGACCTCCTTCGAACACGTTGCGACGCGCCCCGTCGATGCCCCGCGGCGCCGTAAACGCCGGTTCAGCTGGTGGCACTTCGTGCTCATCCCGATCGCCATCCTGTTCCTGCTGCCGTTCGTGCAGATGATGCTCGCTTCGGTCTCACCTGAGAAGGAGCTTGTCACCTTCCCGCCGCCGTTTGTGCCATCGCATCTCACCTTCGACGGCTACATCAAGCTCTTCACACAGACGGATGTCGTGCGGTGGCTCGGAAACACGGTGATCGTGTCGGGCACCGCGATCCTGTCGAACATCGTGCTGTGCTCCCTGGCCGGCTATGGCTTCGCGCGACTGAAGTTCGCCGGTCGCAGCGTCGGATTCTTCCTGATTCTCGCCACGATCATGATCCCGACCCAGCTGCTGATGATCCCGACTTACATTCTGTTCGCCACCCTCGGCCTGCTTGACGGGTTGGGCGCCGCGATCGTGCCGTGGCTGGCGACAGCGTTCGGCATCTTCCTCATGCGTCAGTTCTTCCTCTCTCTGCCCGCGGAACTCGAGGAAGCCGGGATGATCGACGGCTGCACCCGGTTGCAGGTGTTTTTCCGCATTGTGCTGCCTCTCGCACGACCGGCCATCGCGACCCTGGCCATCTTCACACTCCTCGGGTCGTGGAACGACCTGGTCTGGCCGCTCATCGCGATCAACAACGACCAGGCGTTCACGCTCCAGCTCGGCATCGCGAACTTCCAGTCCACCCGGCGCACCCAGTGGGACCTGCTCATGGCCGGCAACGTGGTCGCTACGCTGCCGCTCATTCTGTTCTTCCTGTTCGCGCAGCGTCAGTTCATGGCGACCATGACCTTCTCCGGGATCAAAGGATGA